One genomic window of Leptospira paudalimensis includes the following:
- a CDS encoding bactofilin family protein, with amino-acid sequence MALVKNQTEVTNSTIGENSYFNGKFFINGSLKIDGKFEGKSLQAEHLYIGVTGKVKTNITAASVIVEGIVVGNVTARNRVMLLPTSKILGDIKTPELIIQNGVILEGRCMISNDLKHSAKDLIELEYSKDSLSVEKIFGKQPNAKE; translated from the coding sequence ATGGCATTAGTCAAAAATCAGACCGAAGTTACCAATTCAACTATTGGTGAGAATTCTTACTTCAACGGAAAATTCTTCATCAATGGATCTCTCAAAATTGACGGTAAATTCGAGGGAAAATCCCTCCAAGCCGAACACCTCTACATCGGGGTAACTGGAAAGGTCAAAACCAATATTACAGCTGCGAGTGTGATCGTAGAAGGGATTGTGGTAGGGAACGTAACGGCTAGAAACCGCGTGATGCTCCTTCCTACTTCTAAAATCCTTGGGGACATCAAAACTCCCGAACTCATCATCCAAAACGGGGTGATCTTAGAAGGTCGTTGTATGATTTCGAATGACCTCAAACACAGTGCAAAAGACCTCATCGAATTGGAATACTCCAAAGACTCACTCAGTGTAGAAAAGATTTTTGGGAAACAACCAAACGCCAAAGAATAA
- a CDS encoding lytic transglycosylase domain-containing protein — translation MRHFWLASRILLFFTTSLLAETDLQYLIKSHQWGEIESHFRNTSPSRESEVYTLIEFHEKSPNGDKEKRFRYLLSLIRGVFVTDANEEEVRKILTQTMPFQTTLFKLSYWKLYNEITAKNFLTPIERIQFLNRLNMEEDPICRKVLDEQIRLLASNNQWKEILDKVQSIQDSHKRYLLTGDSLYRYGKAKLILGDEKGATEEWLGCLQKEGLQDQTVQMIASDWGKYKGSGSILQLSPSELTLFLPAINSNDKEALFRSRPELFSSRLNYYEGFKHLTSVLTKVGKTNELFRVLRANKAFVDMDSSWIVALADTLYQQNKFQQAIELLKTFPGKDAGYYRVLAASYDRLGEKELYFENLILYLGKYPFNLFYQDRLIEYLVDRKGEKSQYAPLAKFERALAEIPNLPVKGRLVYWYLRSLKENGETERFKKELKRYYALCPGSYYTRVIREEFLSTIKESNKPENPTYNKEYLFEYLSYTAGIPEESSALIGRNLGFVYPKDSYELGNKLGGMSSRIQGHKLLNLAKEYFRVGEDSLGLHLVNFHVKRENLSEDEKDEILVGIGDLTRNTYYSAFHTRSLLKRYLIPDDPILLPTSLSVRMYPRPHQNLVSKYANENGISEDNIYALMRQESFFKETATSRSNARGLMQIMPATGRELAQRMGISSYSLYEPDTSIRLGTKFLAYLLKSNGNELKWASIAYNGGPGNLRKWKKSVYSGDFNHFLEDLPYKESRDYCRIVVSNYYAYDIMKKYHKL, via the coding sequence ATGAGGCATTTTTGGTTAGCAAGTAGAATTCTTCTCTTTTTCACAACATCATTACTTGCCGAAACAGACCTTCAGTATCTAATCAAATCCCACCAATGGGGAGAAATTGAATCTCATTTCAGAAATACATCTCCATCCAGGGAAAGTGAAGTATACACTCTCATTGAATTCCATGAAAAATCACCTAACGGAGACAAGGAGAAACGATTTCGGTATTTGTTATCTCTCATCCGAGGTGTATTTGTCACTGATGCAAATGAAGAAGAAGTAAGGAAGATTCTCACGCAAACCATGCCTTTCCAAACCACTCTTTTCAAATTGAGTTATTGGAAATTATACAACGAGATCACAGCAAAAAACTTTTTAACTCCAATCGAACGGATTCAGTTTTTGAATCGGCTCAATATGGAAGAAGATCCGATTTGTCGAAAAGTATTGGATGAACAAATCCGATTACTTGCCTCGAACAACCAATGGAAGGAAATTTTAGATAAAGTCCAATCCATCCAAGATTCTCACAAACGTTACCTTTTAACGGGTGATAGTTTGTATCGATATGGAAAAGCAAAACTGATTTTAGGTGACGAAAAAGGTGCTACAGAAGAATGGCTTGGTTGTTTACAAAAAGAAGGACTCCAAGACCAAACCGTGCAAATGATCGCATCCGATTGGGGTAAATACAAAGGGAGTGGTAGTATTTTACAATTAAGTCCATCAGAGCTCACATTATTTTTACCTGCCATCAATTCAAATGACAAAGAAGCTTTGTTTCGCTCAAGACCTGAACTTTTTTCTAGCCGTCTGAATTATTACGAAGGTTTTAAACACCTAACTTCTGTCCTGACCAAAGTAGGAAAAACAAATGAACTATTTCGAGTTTTACGCGCCAATAAAGCCTTCGTAGATATGGACTCGTCTTGGATTGTCGCACTTGCTGACACTTTATACCAACAAAACAAATTCCAACAAGCCATCGAACTTTTAAAAACCTTTCCAGGAAAAGATGCTGGGTATTACCGTGTGCTCGCTGCTTCCTACGACAGGTTAGGTGAGAAAGAACTCTATTTTGAAAATCTTATTTTATACTTAGGCAAATACCCTTTTAACTTATTTTACCAAGACCGACTGATCGAATACTTAGTCGATCGTAAAGGTGAAAAATCACAATATGCACCACTTGCCAAATTTGAAAGAGCTCTCGCTGAAATTCCAAACTTACCTGTCAAAGGAAGGCTTGTGTATTGGTATTTACGTTCCTTAAAAGAAAACGGAGAAACGGAACGATTTAAAAAAGAATTAAAACGATACTATGCACTTTGCCCAGGTTCCTATTACACTCGTGTGATCAGAGAAGAGTTTTTATCGACCATTAAAGAATCCAATAAACCAGAAAATCCAACTTACAACAAAGAATATTTATTTGAGTATCTGTCCTACACAGCTGGTATTCCGGAAGAATCAAGTGCCCTCATTGGCCGTAATTTAGGTTTTGTGTATCCAAAGGACTCTTATGAACTCGGAAACAAATTGGGAGGAATGAGTTCAAGGATCCAAGGCCATAAACTTTTGAACCTAGCCAAAGAATACTTCCGCGTGGGAGAAGATAGCCTGGGTCTCCATCTAGTCAACTTCCATGTCAAAAGAGAAAATTTATCCGAAGATGAAAAAGATGAAATTTTAGTTGGAATCGGAGACCTTACGCGTAACACCTATTATTCGGCATTTCATACAAGGTCTTTACTCAAACGTTACCTCATCCCAGACGATCCGATTTTACTTCCCACTTCCCTTTCTGTTCGGATGTATCCAAGGCCTCACCAAAATTTAGTCTCCAAGTACGCGAATGAAAACGGAATCTCAGAAGACAATATATATGCACTGATGCGCCAAGAATCCTTTTTTAAGGAAACGGCAACATCGAGGTCGAACGCTCGTGGTCTTATGCAAATCATGCCGGCCACAGGAAGAGAACTTGCCCAAAGGATGGGAATTTCGTCTTACTCACTCTACGAACCAGATACTTCCATTCGGTTGGGAACAAAATTTTTAGCCTATTTACTCAAATCGAATGGGAATGAATTGAAATGGGCATCCATTGCTTACAACGGTGGACCTGGGAATTTACGAAAATGGAAAAAATCTGTCTACTCCGGTGATTTTAATCATTTTCTGGAAGACTTACCTTACAAAGAATCAAGGGACTATTGTCGCATTGTGGTTTCGAATTACTACGCATACGATATCATGAAAAAATACCACAAGTTGTAA
- a CDS encoding TRL-like family protein — MCMAKKIYKFSIFCLFCLTYQCIPEYRVPFVSLVINETHSSRDGSQTGNPGIAASLAEGKILKVGRSCTNSYLYVNMYYFKRGGNIRDAAEKAGIKKISAVEFANKTIMGIFNEDCVQVWGE, encoded by the coding sequence ATGTGCATGGCCAAAAAAATTTATAAGTTCAGCATCTTTTGTTTATTCTGCCTCACATACCAATGTATCCCTGAGTATCGAGTGCCTTTTGTTTCTCTTGTGATCAACGAAACTCATAGTTCTCGGGATGGTTCGCAAACCGGGAATCCAGGTATTGCGGCAAGTCTCGCTGAAGGTAAAATACTAAAGGTAGGACGTTCTTGTACAAACTCATACTTATATGTAAATATGTATTATTTCAAACGTGGTGGCAATATTCGGGACGCCGCTGAAAAAGCAGGGATTAAAAAAATCTCAGCGGTAGAATTTGCAAACAAAACCATCATGGGAATCTTTAATGAAGATTGTGTCCAAGTTTGGGGGGAATGA
- a CDS encoding TRL-like family protein: protein MNGSKFVKWILLLVLLIITSQNCRLGSIYREDNYPGKLGKAEGSVEGKACAFSYLYLISTGDASIEEAKRISNITRIRSIDIQVHSILTFVIVRHCLILTGEIER, encoded by the coding sequence ATGAATGGATCTAAATTTGTAAAATGGATTCTCCTACTAGTTTTATTAATTATCACCTCACAAAACTGTCGCTTGGGTTCTATATATAGAGAGGACAATTACCCAGGAAAATTAGGCAAAGCGGAAGGATCGGTTGAAGGCAAAGCATGTGCATTTTCGTATCTTTATTTGATCTCTACAGGAGATGCAAGTATTGAAGAAGCCAAACGAATTTCCAATATCACAAGAATCCGATCTATTGATATCCAAGTTCATTCCATCCTAACCTTTGTGATCGTCAGGCATTGTCTTATTTTGACTGGAGAAATTGAACGATGA
- a CDS encoding PdxA family dehydrogenase: MKTIFISEGDPTSINYELLGSSFPLLTSLGKHHRIYLIRGPHNQTLSKAKQLTKPVDEPGFYSISWGTGKPKSFVLGKPSKTSGRMAYDSLLAAIDFQKQFGGDLITLPLSKEWVQKAGVRGFRGHTETLAEAYKRPTFMMMSGERLNVIPLTTHVPLKDVVKELKSFDWKELKNAILRSPYLNQPSIGYLGLNPHAGEGGKIGTEETTILKTGVGVLRKAKLTVEGPLSADSAFLPGAKLYDLYLAGYHDQGLIPFKLLEGKKGVNITLGLDFTRVSPDHGTAFGIAGKGCADPTGLISCLERLVETK; the protein is encoded by the coding sequence TTGAAAACCATCTTCATTTCGGAAGGGGACCCGACGAGTATCAATTACGAACTTTTGGGTTCTTCCTTCCCACTCTTAACATCTTTAGGAAAACACCACCGCATTTACCTCATCCGAGGGCCTCACAACCAAACCCTTTCCAAGGCCAAACAGCTCACAAAACCCGTAGACGAACCTGGATTTTATTCGATTTCCTGGGGGACTGGAAAACCCAAATCCTTTGTCCTTGGGAAACCATCCAAAACCTCAGGGAGAATGGCTTACGACTCGCTCCTTGCGGCCATCGACTTCCAAAAACAATTTGGCGGTGACCTCATCACTCTCCCTCTCTCCAAAGAGTGGGTTCAAAAAGCTGGGGTGAGGGGATTTCGTGGTCATACGGAAACTTTGGCAGAGGCTTACAAACGACCTACCTTTATGATGATGTCTGGGGAGAGGCTGAATGTGATTCCCTTAACCACTCACGTCCCCTTGAAGGATGTTGTGAAAGAACTAAAATCATTCGATTGGAAAGAACTAAAGAATGCAATCCTTCGATCTCCTTACCTAAACCAACCTAGCATCGGTTACCTTGGCTTAAACCCACATGCAGGAGAAGGGGGAAAAATTGGCACTGAAGAAACCACAATTCTAAAAACGGGAGTTGGTGTTCTCAGAAAGGCAAAATTGACAGTGGAAGGTCCACTTTCTGCAGATTCTGCATTTTTACCAGGAGCCAAACTGTACGATTTGTATTTGGCAGGTTACCATGACCAAGGCCTCATCCCATTTAAATTGCTTGAAGGAAAGAAGGGTGTGAATATAACCTTAGGTCTGGATTTCACACGAGTGTCCCCTGACCATGGAACTGCCTTTGGCATTGCCGGAAAAGGATGTGCTGATCCCACGGGACTCATCTCCTGTTTAGAACGACTTGTGGAGACAAAATAA
- a CDS encoding 2-oxoglutarate dehydrogenase E1 component, translated as MTTDQMMSLYGDNVVLLEEYYKQFKEDPSSLSKDWIDFFGELERSSVSNNGSNGGGFNGNGYVNYTSTEHRKDSSLSDFGIINLLNAYRRQGHLAANLDPLGINKPNREFIDLKIKALKQSDLDTEVDSGINNLGKTKLKNVIDWFEKTYCGSIGCEHYYLVNDEEREWLQNRMEPLANNEPISKKTALRLFEKLYQADSFENFLAKKFVGKKRFSLEGGETMIPMLDTLVEEAGGHKMDALVIGMAHRGRLNVLVNIIRKPAGLIFAEFEEKLNPGQLGYADVKYHLGYSNHVMTHYGKEVKLSLAFNPSHLEAVDPVIFGSVRARQEMAKDMDRSKFMPVAIHGDAAFAGQGVVAETLNMMNLEGYTVGGTFHIVINNQIGFTTLPSESRSTLYATDLAKGFQVPIFHVNGDDPEAAYRVTKLALEYRQKFKKDVIIDLICYRRLGHNETDEPTFTQPQMYDIIKKHPKTISLYEEKLLQRGDITKEEIQFIKDGIQQGLETSFQQAKEKDTRITVDTLGGVWSRYTKEPLDSDVHTELLQQQLGGIVKAVTTLPEGFTANPKHIKVLEDRKKMGAGELPIDWGFAESLSFGSILENGFPIRLGGQDAQRGTFSHRHATLSDIMNGKKLTLLNHISDKQAKIEIVNSSLSEYSCLGFEYGYSLADPSSLVMWEAQFGDFANNAQVIFDQFISSSEIKWQRMSGLVCLLPHGYEGQGPEHSSARLERFLQLCALDNIQVANLTTPAQYFHILRRQILQSFRKPLIIMTPKSLLRLKDAASSLEDITTGAFKKILPDPVAKPEKVEKLLFCSGKVYYDLRKAIDAQKLENVAVVRIEQLYPFPENHIKQMITSYGKLKKFVWVQEEPKNQGAWFFVRDRIEAVMPENKRLHYAGRSEFPSPACGHVVTHLKEQDDLVKDALS; from the coding sequence ATGACAACCGATCAGATGATGAGTTTATACGGCGATAACGTTGTATTATTGGAAGAGTATTACAAACAATTTAAGGAAGACCCGTCTTCCTTATCTAAGGATTGGATCGATTTTTTTGGGGAATTAGAAAGATCCTCAGTTTCGAACAATGGTTCGAATGGAGGTGGGTTCAATGGGAATGGATATGTAAATTACACATCCACCGAACACCGTAAAGATTCATCCCTCAGTGATTTTGGTATCATCAACCTTCTCAATGCTTACAGGAGACAAGGTCACTTAGCTGCAAACCTAGATCCACTCGGAATCAACAAACCTAACCGCGAATTCATTGATCTCAAAATCAAAGCCCTCAAACAATCCGATCTCGATACAGAGGTGGATTCAGGGATCAACAATCTTGGAAAAACAAAACTGAAGAATGTCATTGATTGGTTTGAAAAAACTTACTGTGGTTCGATAGGTTGTGAACACTACTACCTTGTCAATGATGAGGAACGTGAGTGGTTACAAAACCGAATGGAACCACTTGCCAACAACGAACCAATCAGCAAAAAGACCGCCTTACGTTTGTTTGAAAAATTGTACCAAGCAGATAGTTTTGAAAACTTCCTCGCCAAAAAATTCGTAGGGAAAAAACGTTTTTCTCTCGAAGGTGGGGAAACCATGATCCCGATGCTTGATACCCTTGTGGAAGAAGCGGGTGGTCATAAAATGGATGCCCTTGTCATTGGTATGGCCCATAGAGGACGACTCAATGTTCTTGTAAACATCATCCGTAAACCTGCAGGCCTTATCTTTGCTGAGTTTGAAGAAAAACTAAACCCAGGCCAACTTGGTTATGCAGATGTAAAATACCACTTAGGTTATTCCAACCATGTGATGACCCATTATGGAAAAGAAGTCAAACTATCCCTTGCCTTCAACCCATCTCATTTAGAGGCTGTAGACCCAGTGATTTTTGGATCTGTCCGAGCAAGACAAGAAATGGCCAAGGACATGGACCGTTCGAAATTTATGCCAGTTGCCATCCATGGGGATGCTGCATTTGCCGGCCAAGGGGTGGTTGCAGAAACACTCAACATGATGAACCTAGAAGGGTATACTGTGGGTGGAACGTTCCACATTGTGATCAATAACCAAATTGGATTTACCACTCTCCCAAGTGAATCACGATCTACATTGTATGCAACAGACCTTGCCAAAGGGTTCCAAGTTCCTATTTTCCACGTGAATGGAGACGACCCAGAAGCAGCATACCGCGTCACAAAACTTGCGTTAGAATACCGTCAAAAGTTCAAAAAAGATGTGATCATCGATTTGATTTGTTATAGAAGGCTTGGTCATAACGAGACTGACGAACCAACTTTCACACAACCTCAGATGTATGACATCATCAAAAAACACCCAAAAACAATTTCTCTTTACGAAGAAAAATTATTACAACGTGGGGACATTACAAAAGAAGAAATCCAATTCATCAAAGACGGGATCCAACAAGGACTCGAAACTTCCTTCCAACAAGCAAAGGAAAAAGACACCCGCATTACAGTGGATACACTAGGCGGGGTTTGGTCAAGATACACCAAAGAACCTTTAGATTCGGATGTCCATACGGAACTCCTCCAACAACAATTAGGTGGAATTGTGAAAGCTGTAACGACCCTTCCAGAAGGATTTACAGCCAATCCAAAACACATCAAAGTGTTGGAAGACCGTAAAAAAATGGGGGCTGGTGAACTTCCGATTGATTGGGGATTTGCGGAATCACTTTCCTTTGGTTCGATTTTGGAAAATGGATTTCCAATCCGACTTGGGGGACAAGATGCGCAAAGGGGAACATTCTCTCATAGGCACGCAACACTCTCGGATATTATGAATGGTAAAAAACTCACACTTCTCAATCATATCAGCGACAAACAAGCAAAGATCGAAATTGTAAACTCATCTCTTTCGGAATACTCCTGCCTTGGTTTTGAATATGGTTATTCCCTTGCGGATCCAAGTAGCCTCGTGATGTGGGAAGCACAGTTTGGTGACTTTGCTAACAATGCACAGGTCATCTTTGACCAGTTCATTTCTAGTTCTGAAATCAAGTGGCAAAGGATGTCGGGTCTTGTTTGTTTATTACCACACGGTTACGAAGGCCAAGGTCCAGAACACTCATCCGCAAGGCTTGAAAGGTTCTTACAACTTTGTGCACTCGACAACATCCAAGTGGCAAACCTCACCACTCCAGCGCAGTATTTCCATATCCTTCGCCGCCAAATCTTACAAAGTTTTAGAAAGCCACTCATCATCATGACACCGAAGTCACTCCTTCGGTTGAAAGATGCAGCTTCCAGTTTGGAAGACATCACAACGGGTGCGTTTAAAAAGATCCTTCCAGATCCAGTGGCAAAACCAGAAAAAGTAGAAAAACTTCTCTTCTGTTCGGGTAAAGTTTACTATGACTTACGTAAGGCGATTGATGCTCAAAAATTAGAAAATGTAGCAGTCGTTCGTATCGAACAACTCTATCCTTTCCCTGAAAACCATATCAAACAAATGATCACGAGTTACGGAAAACTGAAAAAATTTGTATGGGTACAGGAAGAACCGAAAAACCAAGGTGCTTGGTTCTTTGTGAGAGATCGTATCGAAGCAGTGATGCCGGAAAACAAACGTCTACATTATGCAGGTCGTTCGGAATTCCCAAGCCCAGCTTGTGGACACGTAGTCACTCACTTAAAGGAACAAGACGATTTAGTAAAGGATGCTTTGTCTTAA
- a CDS encoding TRL-like family protein: protein MKPYLGLLLLTFFTVSCFYGEVYKPLPGLLYTNIHFDGDFDPENNVKEDTIATGCVQHFLRLYSWGNAGAGSIAKENGIIKISYIDHHLVEFLFIYGKYCTYVHGQKNL, encoded by the coding sequence ATGAAACCTTATCTTGGTTTACTTCTGCTTACTTTTTTTACTGTTTCTTGTTTTTATGGTGAAGTGTACAAACCTTTACCTGGCCTACTTTACACCAACATCCATTTTGATGGAGACTTTGATCCTGAAAATAATGTAAAAGAAGATACGATCGCAACAGGTTGTGTCCAACATTTCCTTCGGTTGTATTCGTGGGGTAATGCTGGGGCAGGAAGTATCGCAAAAGAGAATGGGATCATCAAAATTTCGTATATCGATCACCACTTGGTGGAATTTTTATTTATCTATGGGAAGTATTGTACTTATGTGCATGGCCAAAAAAATTTATAA
- a CDS encoding DegT/DnrJ/EryC1/StrS aminotransferase family protein, with product MAVPFIDIKRFEPGFLDTWNEKVKSMSENAQFIGGNEVTDLETNLATWAETKYAIGCANGTDALQLALRAVGVGRGDKVLLPDSTFWATFEAVVNVGGDPYTVDTNPVDLQMDFQVFQEAVEKVKPKAALVVHLYGWGTAKIEELRKFCKEKNVALIEDGAQCFGVKHNGKSLYKEALISTTSFYPAKVLGAAGDGGAVFTNDEELSVVTRRLVNHGRTSHYEHGLVGWNSRLDSLQAAFLNLSLKHLQKRIESRKSSQNIYYKELPGLGIGVIQPPKGYDENGYCNVTLVDPEVRPKIEAVLKEKGIGFGNIYPGAMSDQPGAKPYLIERFGNEGNARRISKSVLNFPLFAYMTSSEMDEVLSAIKAYNASK from the coding sequence ATGGCAGTTCCATTTATAGATATCAAACGATTTGAACCAGGATTTTTGGACACCTGGAATGAAAAAGTAAAGTCCATGTCAGAAAACGCACAATTCATTGGCGGAAATGAAGTGACTGATTTAGAAACAAACCTTGCCACTTGGGCAGAGACCAAATATGCGATTGGTTGTGCGAATGGAACCGATGCCTTACAACTTGCGTTACGCGCTGTTGGAGTTGGTCGTGGTGATAAAGTATTATTACCAGACTCTACTTTTTGGGCAACCTTCGAAGCGGTTGTAAATGTGGGAGGAGATCCTTACACTGTGGATACAAACCCAGTGGATTTACAAATGGATTTCCAAGTGTTCCAAGAAGCGGTCGAAAAAGTAAAACCAAAGGCAGCTCTTGTTGTTCATTTATACGGATGGGGAACTGCAAAGATTGAAGAACTCCGTAAGTTCTGCAAAGAAAAAAATGTAGCCCTCATTGAAGACGGTGCACAGTGTTTTGGTGTCAAACACAATGGAAAATCTCTCTACAAAGAGGCACTGATCTCAACAACTTCCTTTTACCCTGCGAAGGTGTTAGGTGCTGCAGGTGATGGTGGTGCTGTATTCACAAATGATGAAGAATTATCTGTTGTTACAAGACGACTTGTGAACCACGGAAGAACTTCACATTACGAACACGGACTTGTAGGTTGGAACTCAAGACTTGATTCGTTACAAGCAGCATTTCTCAATCTCTCACTAAAACACTTACAAAAAAGAATCGAATCACGAAAGTCTTCACAAAACATCTATTATAAGGAATTACCAGGACTTGGGATTGGAGTGATCCAACCACCAAAAGGGTATGATGAAAATGGATACTGTAACGTCACTTTGGTGGATCCAGAAGTTCGTCCCAAAATAGAAGCCGTCTTAAAAGAAAAAGGAATTGGTTTTGGAAATATCTATCCAGGTGCAATGTCAGACCAACCTGGGGCTAAACCATACCTCATTGAACGATTTGGAAACGAAGGAAATGCTCGCCGGATTTCAAAATCAGTTCTCAACTTTCCTCTCTTTGCTTATATGACAAGTTCGGAAATGGATGAAGTGTTGAGTGCGATCAAGGCGTATAACGCTAGTAAATAA
- a CDS encoding LBF_1011 family protein — translation MSLQTEYKLRWPEYRIEFHPTEEIPKKVSLQELWPDLRAFFSGYQSRFANYLFYLSTDFSGGFSLCSVLSENDASFRFHDPVLQSPTAFPKTSLELIWKLCQNREFEEMEREDWELIGYGLLYEGNVPEFRKWVLTTKEFFGQTDDNRRFLTLLGWEYSEVPFENSILHMLVEYAKGKFEKIHFPTLVDAALQESHWQLIGVLFHAIELGLLPEKEAFRVWKFMIGFYEEWETWEKEKFQWVSFGKIPPFSALRYAKRYLPHSVFLKYQTDLETELRGDWMSGNEFGYELTHTMNPCIDTVVRFKNEGEEFERELTSEYNLKPYSYLIPLQLACIQFVKKEYDQFLKLYQKSGRLKHLPLALNLYWRVLLAKGDNTLSSAIKRSLENGHESITLPEGWE, via the coding sequence ATGAGCTTACAAACAGAATACAAACTGCGCTGGCCAGAATACAGAATCGAATTCCATCCAACGGAAGAAATCCCTAAAAAAGTTTCTCTCCAGGAGTTATGGCCAGACCTACGTGCCTTTTTTTCAGGTTACCAGTCTCGTTTTGCAAACTATCTCTTCTATTTATCGACCGATTTCTCTGGGGGGTTCAGCCTTTGTTCGGTTCTTTCCGAAAATGATGCGAGCTTTCGTTTCCACGATCCTGTTTTACAATCACCTACGGCTTTCCCCAAAACAAGTTTGGAACTGATTTGGAAACTCTGCCAAAACCGTGAATTTGAGGAAATGGAACGAGAGGATTGGGAACTCATTGGTTATGGACTTTTGTATGAAGGAAATGTTCCTGAATTCCGGAAATGGGTTCTCACCACAAAAGAGTTTTTTGGGCAAACCGATGACAACCGTCGTTTTTTAACCCTACTTGGTTGGGAATATTCTGAGGTTCCATTTGAGAACTCCATCTTGCATATGTTAGTTGAATATGCAAAAGGCAAATTCGAAAAAATCCATTTTCCAACATTGGTGGATGCTGCATTACAAGAGTCACATTGGCAACTTATAGGTGTATTGTTCCATGCCATTGAACTTGGTTTGTTACCTGAAAAGGAAGCATTTCGTGTTTGGAAGTTTATGATTGGATTTTATGAAGAATGGGAAACTTGGGAAAAAGAAAAGTTCCAGTGGGTATCTTTTGGAAAAATTCCTCCTTTTTCTGCACTTCGGTATGCAAAACGTTATTTGCCTCATTCTGTTTTTTTGAAATACCAAACGGACTTAGAGACTGAACTACGCGGGGATTGGATGAGTGGTAATGAGTTTGGGTATGAACTCACACATACAATGAACCCGTGTATTGATACCGTGGTAAGGTTTAAGAATGAAGGGGAAGAGTTTGAAAGGGAACTAACATCTGAATATAATTTAAAACCGTATTCGTATCTGATCCCGTTACAACTTGCTTGTATCCAGTTTGTGAAAAAAGAATATGATCAGTTTTTAAAACTCTATCAAAAATCAGGTAGGCTTAAACACTTACCATTGGCTCTCAATCTGTATTGGAGAGTTTTATTAGCAAAAGGGGATAATACTTTAAGTTCTGCCATCAAACGTTCATTAGAGAATGGTCATGAGTCCATCACATTACCGGAAGGTTGGGAATAA